In Verrucomicrobiia bacterium, one genomic interval encodes:
- a CDS encoding ParA family protein has translation MPTKVVAVANQKGGVGKTTTAVNLSACLAAMGNRILLFDLDPQANATSGLGLEKTEGASAYRVLLGEGTLAEKIRPTAFERLSVIPSEVDLCGADLELARAENYLNRVSQSLQPILDQKQFDLVMIDCPPSLGILTMNAFAAADGLLVPLQCEYYALEGISMINRLLGQLRDNGINPRLELLGVVMTMFDSRTKLSNQVVSEVREHFGERVFETVIPRSTRLAEAPSFGKPIIHYDKYSSGSAAYEVLAQEFVKRAGLA, from the coding sequence GTGCCTACCAAAGTCGTTGCGGTTGCGAATCAGAAGGGCGGAGTGGGGAAAACCACGACCGCCGTGAATCTTTCCGCATGCCTCGCGGCCATGGGCAATCGCATTCTGCTCTTCGATCTGGATCCCCAGGCGAATGCCACAAGCGGCTTGGGCCTTGAGAAAACCGAAGGGGCCAGCGCCTATCGCGTGCTGCTCGGGGAAGGCACCCTCGCGGAAAAAATCCGGCCAACGGCCTTTGAACGGCTCAGTGTAATCCCCAGTGAAGTCGACCTGTGCGGCGCGGATCTGGAACTCGCGCGGGCGGAAAACTATCTCAACCGCGTATCACAGTCTCTCCAGCCCATCCTGGACCAGAAACAATTCGACCTCGTGATGATTGATTGCCCGCCGTCGCTCGGCATTCTGACGATGAACGCGTTCGCCGCTGCCGACGGATTGCTCGTGCCGCTGCAGTGCGAATATTACGCGCTCGAAGGCATTTCAATGATCAACCGCCTGCTGGGCCAGTTGCGCGATAACGGCATCAACCCGCGGCTGGAATTGCTCGGTGTGGTAATGACTATGTTCGACAGCCGCACAAAGCTGTCCAACCAGGTTGTCAGCGAGGTGCGGGAGCATTTCGGGGAACGCGTGTTTGAAACGGTGATTCCGCGAAGCACGCGGCTGGCGGAAGCGCCAAGCTTCGGAAAGCCCATCATCCACTACGACAAATACAGCAGCGGTTCCGCCGCTTACGAGGTGCTGGCGCAGGAGTTCGTGAAACGCGCCGGCCTGGCTTAG
- a CDS encoding prephenate dehydrogenase/arogenate dehydrogenase family protein, which yields MSSAQTGWKPVRPPQWLLRRTGDAADSKVCARSLATNFATIDLRFAVFILYSPAVRFRKVTIVGVGLLGGSIGLAIKQRHLADEVAGYVRRAASIVECEKAGALDYATSDLLAAVSGADLVILCTPLSHMRDLTRQLLPALKRGSVVTDVGSVKASVVREIEPILLKAGAQFIASHPMAGGEKNGVSAARPDLFANTVCVVTPTSRSSSAALRKVEQFWKALGSRVLRMDPRLHDELVARSSHLPHINAAALANLVLDPKHPKEQPKLCANGFRDSTRIASGSPEMWRDIALCNRSELSRAIGGFVKELGKVQRALKNSDAAALQAFFTQAKQRRDGWCAACPASTPDSR from the coding sequence GTGTCATCTGCCCAAACAGGTTGGAAACCTGTCCGCCCTCCGCAATGGCTGCTACGGAGGACGGGCGACGCAGCAGATTCGAAGGTCTGCGCTAGATCGCTCGCCACAAACTTCGCCACGATCGATTTGCGCTTTGCGGTTTTCATCCTCTATTCTCCCGCTGTGCGTTTTCGCAAAGTAACTATCGTGGGCGTTGGATTGCTTGGCGGCTCGATCGGGCTCGCGATCAAACAGCGCCACCTCGCGGATGAAGTCGCGGGTTACGTGCGTCGTGCCGCTAGCATCGTGGAATGCGAAAAGGCGGGCGCGCTGGATTACGCCACGAGCGATCTCCTTGCCGCGGTTTCTGGCGCTGACCTCGTGATTCTTTGCACGCCACTTTCCCACATGCGGGACCTCACGCGCCAACTGCTCCCGGCCTTGAAACGAGGCTCCGTTGTCACCGACGTCGGCAGTGTCAAAGCCAGCGTGGTCCGGGAGATCGAGCCGATTCTCCTGAAGGCCGGCGCGCAATTCATCGCAAGCCATCCCATGGCGGGTGGCGAGAAGAATGGGGTATCGGCCGCGCGGCCCGATCTTTTTGCGAACACCGTTTGTGTGGTGACTCCCACGTCCAGGAGCAGTTCCGCTGCACTCCGAAAGGTGGAGCAATTCTGGAAGGCGCTGGGCAGCCGGGTGCTCCGCATGGATCCGCGCCTTCACGATGAACTTGTAGCGCGTTCGAGTCATCTGCCACACATCAATGCGGCCGCCCTGGCGAATCTCGTATTGGATCCCAAGCATCCCAAGGAACAGCCGAAGCTCTGCGCAAACGGTTTTCGCGACAGCACCCGCATAGCGTCGGGTTCGCCAGAAATGTGGCGGGACATTGCGCTTTGCAATCGATCGGAATTAAGCCGCGCGATTGGCGGCTTCGTAAAGGAACTGGGAAAGGTGCAGCGCGCGTTGAAGAATTCCGATGCCGCCGCGCTGCAGGCGTTTTTTACGCAGGCCAAACAGCGGCGGGACGGTTGGTGTGCGGCCTGTCCGGCTTCGACGCCGGATTCGCGTTAA
- a CDS encoding 3-phosphoshikimate 1-carboxyvinyltransferase, with product MLPNLIEIVPLEKSVQAEITVPGSKSITNRALILAALAEGEVKLEGALWSEDTQIMVECLQELGFMVDVRPDANESCNRTITVYGQSGEVPPGGTESQPLELFVGNAGTAARFLAAFVCLGRGVYRLHGIERMHERPQAALFSALRELGYRIEAEKGNERLPVRIWGDFATGQQGDDGTRNALRRACRVSIEQSSQFASALLLCASEGQWKVEIVGENAEESPYVAMTSKLIEAFPRQGGRFVIEPDASSGSYFWDLEPNRVSVARWPKSGWQIDQRFPLFTGIKTAISRINDLGDSIMTAIVIAPLRSEPVQFTDLGRLRVQECERVVALRTELTKCGAKVIEEGDTLTVYPSTLHGAEIETYNDHRMAMCFAILGLKVAGIKIKNPACVKKTFPNFFQKLAAAPPHGLGATVLNAATGEGLTHEQLFAH from the coding sequence GTGCTTCCGAACCTGATTGAAATTGTTCCGCTCGAAAAGTCCGTGCAGGCCGAGATCACTGTTCCCGGTTCCAAAAGCATTACGAACCGTGCCTTGATCCTCGCTGCGCTCGCGGAAGGCGAGGTGAAACTCGAGGGCGCTCTTTGGAGTGAGGACACGCAGATCATGGTGGAATGCCTGCAGGAACTGGGCTTCATGGTCGACGTGCGGCCCGACGCGAATGAATCCTGCAACCGCACGATCACCGTTTATGGCCAGAGTGGCGAAGTTCCGCCGGGCGGAACGGAATCGCAGCCTCTGGAACTGTTTGTGGGCAACGCCGGAACGGCAGCGCGATTTCTCGCTGCGTTCGTCTGCCTCGGCCGCGGCGTATATCGCCTGCATGGAATCGAACGCATGCACGAGCGGCCGCAGGCAGCGTTGTTCAGCGCGCTGCGTGAACTCGGGTATCGCATCGAAGCCGAGAAGGGGAACGAGCGCCTGCCCGTAAGGATCTGGGGCGACTTTGCAACGGGACAGCAGGGTGATGATGGAACCCGCAACGCCCTCCGACGCGCATGCCGGGTAAGCATTGAACAAAGCTCCCAGTTCGCGTCGGCACTTTTGCTGTGCGCGAGCGAAGGACAGTGGAAGGTGGAAATTGTGGGGGAGAACGCGGAGGAATCTCCCTATGTGGCGATGACATCAAAGCTCATCGAAGCCTTCCCGCGACAGGGTGGACGTTTTGTGATCGAGCCTGATGCGTCGAGTGGGAGTTATTTCTGGGACCTGGAGCCGAATCGCGTTTCAGTAGCCCGCTGGCCGAAATCTGGTTGGCAGATTGATCAACGTTTTCCGTTGTTTACCGGGATCAAAACGGCGATCTCGCGAATCAATGACCTGGGCGACAGCATCATGACGGCGATTGTCATTGCGCCCCTCCGATCCGAGCCTGTGCAGTTCACGGACCTCGGCCGCCTGCGCGTCCAGGAATGTGAACGCGTGGTTGCCCTTCGAACCGAACTGACAAAGTGCGGCGCGAAGGTCATCGAGGAAGGTGATACACTGACGGTGTATCCATCGACGCTTCACGGCGCGGAAATCGAGACGTACAACGACCATCGCATGGCCATGTGTTTCGCGATTCTGGGATTGAAAGTTGCGGGGATTAAAATTAAAAACCCGGCCTGCGTGAAGAAGACGTTTCCCAATTTTTTCCAGAAACTCGCCGCCGCTCCGCCGCACGGGCTCGGTGCAACCGTTCTGAACGCAGCGACAGGTGAAGGCCTCACTCATGAACAATTATTTGCGCATTGA
- the cmk gene encoding (d)CMP kinase yields the protein MKNNIVIAIDGTSASGKSTNAKLIARSLGFVYVDTGAMYRTLAWYCLQQRVDVHDEKAVAAACRKWKTRLECAEVAGCAAVRLLVDGYFPEKEIRTRETAAAVPHVAAVPKVRDWMKKTQRDCIQFGSLVMEGRDIGTNVFPETDFKYYLDAGLAERLRRREADGVQENLAARDQRDSQRAAAPLMVALGAKVIDNSGQTPDETSGLIIADIRQRIADSGQ from the coding sequence TTGAAGAACAACATTGTCATTGCAATCGATGGCACAAGCGCCAGCGGAAAGAGCACCAATGCGAAGCTCATCGCAAGGTCGCTCGGATTCGTGTACGTCGATACAGGCGCGATGTATCGCACGCTGGCCTGGTACTGCCTTCAGCAGCGCGTGGATGTCCACGACGAGAAGGCTGTCGCTGCCGCGTGTCGCAAGTGGAAGACGCGTTTGGAATGCGCCGAGGTTGCGGGGTGCGCAGCAGTGCGACTGTTGGTGGACGGTTACTTCCCAGAAAAAGAAATCCGCACCCGGGAGACTGCCGCCGCGGTACCCCATGTGGCCGCCGTTCCAAAAGTGCGTGACTGGATGAAGAAGACGCAGCGGGACTGTATTCAATTTGGCAGTCTTGTGATGGAAGGTCGCGACATCGGAACCAACGTGTTTCCTGAGACCGATTTCAAATATTACCTGGATGCCGGACTGGCAGAGCGGTTGCGTCGGCGCGAAGCGGATGGCGTTCAGGAAAACCTCGCCGCGCGGGATCAGCGCGACAGCCAGCGCGCGGCGGCGCCACTGATGGTCGCGCTCGGTGCAAAGGTGATCGACAACTCCGGGCAGACGCCTGACGAAACGAGTGGCTTGATCATTGCCGATATCCGCCAGCGCATCGCGGATAGTGGACAATGA
- a CDS encoding lysophospholipid acyltransferase family protein — translation MNPVYYIGWSLFRLIYATYFRWRVFHPERVPLKGPVILAANHASYIDPPLVGAGIHRGINYLARESLFRFPVMGWVLRKWNAVPVDRDGGGARGLKAILDRLLAGGAIILFPEGTRTPNGKLQPARSGIGLTVIKSKAVVIPVRVFGTYEAYGRHMKFPLPGPIAVKYGRPMKFESLRAEAKTCSKERLKQIYQEVADQLMSEIGKLQPSWDRDKFP, via the coding sequence ATGAATCCGGTTTACTACATTGGCTGGTCGTTGTTCCGTCTGATTTACGCCACCTATTTTCGCTGGCGCGTGTTTCATCCCGAGCGCGTTCCGTTGAAAGGCCCGGTGATCCTGGCGGCGAATCACGCCAGCTACATCGACCCGCCTCTCGTTGGCGCAGGCATTCATCGAGGCATCAATTACCTGGCACGCGAAAGCCTGTTTCGCTTTCCTGTCATGGGATGGGTGTTGCGCAAATGGAACGCGGTGCCCGTCGACCGCGATGGCGGCGGGGCAAGAGGCTTGAAGGCCATCCTGGATCGGTTGCTGGCAGGCGGCGCGATCATTCTGTTCCCGGAAGGAACCCGAACTCCCAATGGAAAGCTGCAACCCGCGCGATCGGGGATTGGATTGACAGTGATCAAGTCGAAGGCGGTCGTTATCCCCGTGCGAGTGTTCGGAACGTATGAAGCCTACGGGCGCCATATGAAATTCCCGCTGCCGGGACCTATTGCAGTGAAGTACGGCCGGCCCATGAAGTTTGAATCGCTGCGCGCCGAAGCGAAGACATGCTCGAAGGAGCGCCTGAAGCAGATTTACCAGGAAGTGGCCGACCAGTTGATGTCGGAGATCGGCAAGCTTCAGCCGAGCTGGGATCGCGACAAATTTCCGTGA
- a CDS encoding DUF4404 family protein, which translates to MIDDTIQKIEGKIKGAESITSERKAELLQLLGTLKAEIASVPETEREQAESIAGFAERSAHEATRTKQNPELLDLSLRGMSRSVEGFEKSHPQLVQIVNNISQTLSNLGI; encoded by the coding sequence ATGATCGATGACACCATCCAGAAGATTGAAGGAAAGATTAAAGGCGCAGAGTCGATCACGAGCGAGCGCAAGGCCGAGTTGTTGCAGTTGCTCGGCACCTTGAAGGCGGAGATCGCGAGCGTGCCTGAAACCGAACGAGAACAGGCAGAAAGCATCGCCGGATTCGCTGAACGCTCCGCCCACGAAGCGACCCGCACCAAACAAAATCCGGAATTGCTGGACCTTTCCTTGCGTGGCATGTCGCGCTCTGTCGAAGGGTTTGAAAAGTCGCACCCGCAACTCGTGCAGATCGTCAACAACATCAGCCAGACGTTGTCGAACCTCGGCATCTAG
- a CDS encoding glycosyl hydrolase 115 family protein, translating into MQNSTGPFSPALRLLTLFKIAAAVSFTAPAADAPRASSQRVQPADFPLVASNHAAVIVIDEADAKVVRIAAALLAADIQSVTGLLPLVTNDIPESASSLVVIGTIGSCRHVDDLVSRQKFDMEGIRGGWERFKIGTVEQPFPGVAKALVIAGSDRRGAAYGVVSLSESMGVSPWHWWSDVTPSPRTNVFVSADSFVSREPSVRYRGFFINDEDWGLQPWAARTFEGGSNEVKDIGPKTYAKVFELLLRLKANTLWPAMHACTKPFNYYPANRQLADDYAIVMGSSHAEPMLRNNVGEWTAPPAEYNYQTHSNQVREYWETRVRENGRFENIYTLGMRGIHDSRMQGPRGRGEQVQLLQQIFSDQRALLARHVSSDVDSVPQVFCAYKEVLDVYRGGLKVPDDVTIMFPDDNFGYIRTFATAQERQRRGGAGVYYHISYLGRPLSYLWLCTTPPALIWAEMTRAYEHGAQRMWIVNVGDIKPAEIGTEFFLKLAWDVQQWREDTVNQFLAGWAAREFGQDAAPETAAIMEQFYRLNHQRKPEHLQWWLPNEEPRPSPWSNRVIAERLAAFDDLVERVEALARRIPKSKHDAFFQLVRYPVAGSALANRRYFLGERGLSEAERADAELRELTRVYNEEIAGGKWHGFMRLEPADNEWRGMRISRWQSRQWRSLDFTNEPTSAPIVIEAEQFSTQRKGPSGEWRTIGGLGPSGDSVSLFPVTAPSVPLTNVSTHAPRLTYGLEMKFAGEVDVTVWLVPTFPVSGSTLRIAMAAGDETPRVLEAARRDGTAEWSAGVLNAAVPVKTRLTVPQPGRTPLHLYGIDPGVVVDRIEVQLLQDNQP; encoded by the coding sequence ATGCAGAATAGCACTGGACCGTTTTCTCCTGCGTTGCGCCTGCTGACGCTTTTCAAAATCGCCGCTGCAGTTTCCTTCACCGCGCCCGCTGCCGATGCGCCGCGCGCGAGCAGCCAGCGAGTGCAACCGGCCGACTTTCCGCTGGTTGCGTCCAATCACGCCGCCGTGATTGTGATCGACGAAGCCGACGCGAAGGTGGTGCGGATCGCTGCCGCGTTGCTGGCTGCGGACATTCAGAGCGTAACGGGTTTGCTGCCGCTCGTGACAAATGACATCCCGGAATCAGCGAGCAGCCTGGTGGTCATTGGAACAATCGGGAGTTGCCGACACGTTGACGATTTGGTGAGTCGCCAGAAATTTGACATGGAGGGCATTCGCGGTGGCTGGGAAAGATTCAAGATCGGGACCGTCGAGCAGCCATTTCCTGGAGTTGCAAAAGCGTTGGTGATTGCCGGAAGCGATCGGCGTGGCGCTGCATACGGCGTCGTTTCGCTGTCGGAGTCCATGGGAGTTTCGCCCTGGCATTGGTGGTCAGATGTGACGCCTTCCCCCCGAACGAATGTGTTCGTCAGCGCAGATTCCTTCGTGTCCCGCGAACCCTCCGTCCGTTATCGCGGATTTTTCATCAACGACGAGGATTGGGGATTGCAACCATGGGCGGCGCGCACCTTTGAAGGCGGTTCCAATGAAGTGAAGGATATCGGCCCCAAAACGTATGCGAAGGTTTTTGAGCTCTTGCTGCGGCTCAAGGCCAACACACTGTGGCCTGCCATGCACGCCTGCACGAAACCGTTCAATTATTATCCCGCAAACCGGCAGCTCGCGGACGATTATGCAATCGTGATGGGTTCATCGCACGCCGAACCCATGCTGCGAAACAATGTCGGCGAATGGACGGCCCCTCCTGCGGAGTACAATTACCAGACGCACAGCAACCAGGTGCGAGAATACTGGGAGACACGCGTCAGGGAAAATGGCAGGTTCGAGAACATCTACACGCTGGGCATGCGAGGCATCCACGATTCACGCATGCAGGGGCCGCGTGGCCGTGGTGAGCAGGTTCAGTTGCTGCAACAGATTTTCAGCGATCAGCGCGCGCTGCTTGCCAGACATGTGTCGTCCGACGTCGATTCCGTCCCCCAGGTGTTCTGCGCCTACAAGGAGGTGCTGGATGTGTATCGTGGCGGACTGAAGGTGCCCGATGACGTCACCATCATGTTTCCCGATGATAACTTCGGTTACATCAGGACCTTTGCGACCGCGCAGGAACGGCAACGCCGCGGCGGCGCGGGCGTCTACTACCACATTTCCTACCTGGGCCGGCCATTGTCTTACCTCTGGCTGTGCACCACGCCACCGGCGTTGATCTGGGCCGAGATGACCAGGGCCTACGAACACGGTGCGCAACGCATGTGGATCGTAAACGTTGGCGATATCAAACCCGCGGAAATCGGAACGGAGTTTTTCCTGAAGCTGGCATGGGATGTACAGCAGTGGCGCGAAGACACTGTGAATCAATTCCTGGCGGGTTGGGCTGCGCGCGAATTCGGGCAGGATGCAGCGCCGGAAACTGCCGCGATCATGGAGCAGTTCTATCGCTTGAATCACCAGCGCAAGCCAGAACACCTGCAATGGTGGCTGCCCAACGAGGAGCCGCGCCCGAGTCCCTGGAGCAATCGCGTCATCGCCGAGCGGCTTGCGGCATTCGACGATTTGGTTGAACGCGTCGAAGCGCTGGCGCGGCGTATTCCAAAGTCAAAGCACGACGCGTTCTTTCAACTGGTGCGTTACCCCGTCGCCGGTTCGGCCCTCGCCAATCGACGCTACTTTCTGGGTGAGCGCGGCCTGTCTGAAGCAGAGCGCGCGGATGCCGAGTTGAGGGAGCTCACCCGCGTTTACAACGAGGAGATTGCGGGCGGCAAGTGGCACGGTTTCATGAGACTCGAACCCGCAGATAACGAATGGCGAGGGATGCGCATCAGCCGGTGGCAATCACGACAATGGCGCTCGCTGGATTTCACGAACGAACCAACTTCAGCCCCGATCGTCATTGAAGCCGAACAGTTTTCAACCCAGCGCAAAGGACCATCGGGTGAATGGAGAACGATCGGAGGTCTGGGCCCTTCAGGCGATTCGGTCAGCCTCTTCCCCGTGACGGCCCCGAGCGTCCCTTTGACAAATGTGTCCACGCACGCTCCGAGGCTGACATACGGCCTTGAGATGAAGTTCGCGGGCGAAGTCGACGTGACAGTCTGGTTGGTTCCAACCTTTCCCGTGAGCGGGAGCACGTTGCGAATCGCTATGGCTGCGGGAGATGAAACGCCACGCGTTCTGGAAGCGGCGCGGCGCGACGGAACAGCCGAATGGTCAGCAGGTGTCTTGAACGCAGCCGTACCCGTGAAGACCCGTCTGACGGTCCCGCAGCCAGGCCGAACCCCGCTGCACCTTTACGGAATCGATCCCGGCGTGGTCGTCGATCGCATCGAAGTTCAATTGCTTCAAGACAACCAGCCCTAA